In a single window of the Candidatus Zymogenaceae bacterium genome:
- a CDS encoding DUF2088 domain-containing protein — MTHRMSISIPYTAADGPRRLECSLPSSCDIQIFAPSRPKEILSPEKLKNALTLPFQIDRETLIIVNDLDRPTPTEVIFTALADTHPDILSCDVLVATGAHTLSGNPDAVKRAILGKTSSSHTGGFHIHDCRDDPMRTVGVTRRGTEVAVSERLFAHRRIIAIGSVEPHWFAGYTGGRKSLIPGISAFETIRKNHSLASHPASTHMKTDGNPLHEDLEEATRLVIDAHREAGGESITGINAVSHNGDIHALTAAPILDAVDPLRGIVDAVYSTPADRADIVIALAESPMDRDLYQAMKSFENIRCVLNPGGVYLLVAAAPDGVGPPHFSRTLAMGSVPGSLETHLKGAYVLGDHKFINPLEFTQNGGLLLVCSEALASLPEGPAALGFFRAEESFPGAVDAALSHIRAAGLEAPRVSVVRDAVNTVLVY, encoded by the coding sequence ATGACACATCGGATGTCCATCTCAATTCCATATACCGCGGCCGACGGCCCACGGAGGCTCGAATGCTCTCTCCCGTCCTCATGTGATATTCAGATCTTCGCTCCATCCCGGCCGAAGGAGATCCTCTCCCCCGAGAAACTGAAGAACGCCCTGACCCTCCCGTTCCAGATCGATCGGGAGACACTCATCATCGTCAACGATCTGGATCGACCCACGCCCACGGAAGTCATCTTCACCGCCCTTGCCGACACGCATCCCGATATCCTCTCGTGCGACGTCTTGGTGGCCACCGGCGCCCACACACTCTCCGGCAATCCCGACGCCGTCAAGCGGGCAATACTGGGGAAAACGTCCTCTTCCCACACCGGCGGCTTTCACATACACGACTGCCGGGACGACCCCATGAGAACGGTGGGAGTCACCCGCCGGGGGACGGAGGTGGCGGTCTCCGAGCGTTTGTTTGCCCATCGCCGGATCATTGCCATCGGCAGTGTGGAGCCCCACTGGTTCGCCGGCTATACCGGGGGGCGAAAATCGCTGATCCCGGGAATAAGCGCGTTTGAGACGATTCGAAAAAACCACAGCCTTGCGTCGCATCCAGCATCCACGCACATGAAAACGGACGGGAATCCGCTCCATGAGGACCTGGAAGAGGCGACACGGCTTGTCATCGACGCCCACCGGGAGGCGGGGGGTGAGTCAATCACAGGGATCAACGCCGTCTCCCACAACGGCGACATCCACGCCCTGACGGCGGCGCCCATACTGGACGCCGTCGATCCGCTTCGCGGCATCGTGGACGCCGTCTACTCCACACCTGCGGATAGGGCGGATATCGTCATCGCCCTGGCCGAATCCCCCATGGATCGGGACCTGTACCAGGCGATGAAATCCTTTGAAAACATTCGCTGCGTCCTGAATCCGGGCGGCGTCTATCTCCTCGTCGCAGCCGCCCCCGACGGCGTCGGCCCCCCGCATTTTTCCCGCACCCTGGCCATGGGGAGCGTGCCGGGGAGCCTCGAAACACACCTGAAAGGGGCCTACGTCCTCGGAGACCACAAGTTCATCAATCCCCTGGAATTCACGCAAAACGGCGGACTCCTCTTGGTCTGTTCCGAGGCCCTCGCCTCCCTCCCGGAGGGTCCGGCCGCCCTCGGCTTTTTCAGGGCCGAGGAATCGTTTCCGGGCGCCGTCGATGCGGCCTTATCACACATACGGGCCGCAGGATTGGAGGCCCCGCGGGTGTCCGTCGTGCGGGATGCGGTCAATACGGTTCTCGTCTACTGA
- a CDS encoding 3-hydroxyacyl-CoA dehydrogenase family protein: MTFNKVLVVGSGVMGPGIALSFAQGGVDVALTDTDTHALSEGKRTIEEALELFEQQGFVDPADVPDVMKRIEFSRDLQSAAVGADLAVEAVTENPEIKEAVFRELDTLLSPEAVIGSNTSSFPVPQMYPDIRPGRLIIMHYFNPAHIMPLVEIVKTPDTPDDVISALRSFYAKIGKYVVVLNKFLPGFLVNRIQVAVMREALYLLEQGLAEPEEMDTAFKCCSALRGVVHGPLEHMDMVGLDTIAAASGVIFPLISNETQAPAILTEKVNAGKLGFKGDGGFYSYPEHIKEEHRKKRDRALLDELKLFRALVSRGDIMIRE, encoded by the coding sequence ATGACTTTCAATAAGGTACTGGTGGTCGGCTCCGGCGTGATGGGTCCCGGCATCGCCCTGAGCTTCGCACAGGGGGGTGTAGACGTCGCCCTTACGGATACGGATACACACGCCCTGTCGGAGGGAAAAAGGACCATCGAGGAGGCACTGGAGCTGTTTGAACAGCAGGGATTTGTCGATCCCGCGGACGTCCCCGACGTCATGAAGAGAATCGAGTTTTCCCGCGACCTGCAATCGGCGGCCGTCGGCGCCGACCTGGCGGTGGAGGCGGTAACCGAAAACCCCGAGATCAAGGAGGCGGTGTTTCGAGAGCTCGATACGCTGCTTTCGCCCGAGGCCGTCATCGGGAGCAACACCTCGTCTTTCCCCGTCCCCCAGATGTACCCGGACATCCGTCCCGGACGCCTCATCATCATGCACTACTTCAATCCCGCCCACATCATGCCACTGGTGGAAATCGTCAAGACGCCCGACACACCGGATGACGTGATATCGGCGCTGCGCTCCTTCTACGCCAAAATCGGCAAGTACGTGGTGGTGCTCAATAAATTCCTCCCAGGCTTTCTCGTCAACCGCATCCAGGTAGCGGTCATGCGGGAGGCCCTGTATCTTTTGGAACAGGGACTGGCCGAGCCGGAGGAGATGGACACCGCATTCAAGTGCTGCTCGGCCCTCCGGGGCGTGGTCCACGGCCCCCTGGAGCACATGGATATGGTCGGGCTCGACACCATCGCGGCGGCATCCGGCGTAATTTTTCCCCTCATCTCCAACGAGACCCAGGCCCCGGCGATCCTCACCGAAAAGGTGAACGCGGGAAAGCTCGGCTTCAAGGGGGACGGCGGATTCTATTCCTACCCGGAACATATCAAGGAAGAACACCGGAAGAAGAGGGACCGGGCGCTCCTGGATGAGCTGAAGCTGTTTCGAGCCCTCGTCTCCCGGGGGGACATCATGATACGGGAATAG
- the asnS gene encoding asparagine--tRNA ligase produces MTRQIITTKDFGGHIGERRAIRGWLMNTRGSGQVAFLIVRDAAGIVQCVMENDQVGDDLFDRARHLGQESALYIAGVIREEPRAPGGYELLADEIEVISESTDFPITPKSHGVDFLLSNRHLWLRSRRQLAIMRIRDEVIWAIRSFFRDNGFLLIDSPILTGSIGESAGTLFSTEYFDLGTAYLAQTGQLYLEAAIYAFEKVFCFGPTFRAEKSKTRRHLAEFWMVEGEMAFVDSSGNMDLQEELVSYIVAQVLENRSAELSSLKRDTEPLMRVKPPFHRVSYDEAVDRLKESGSAIEWGKDLGAEDEAILTKQFDRPVFVYDYPKGAKAFYMKRHPERDDLVKCSDLLAPEGYGEIIGGSQREDDYDELLARIREEGLPEEAYGWYLDLRRYGSVIHSGFGLGIERAVAWICGIEHLREAIPFPRMMGRIYP; encoded by the coding sequence ATGACACGACAGATAATCACCACGAAAGATTTCGGCGGGCACATCGGGGAGAGGCGGGCCATACGGGGATGGCTCATGAACACCCGGGGAAGCGGCCAGGTGGCGTTTCTCATCGTCCGGGATGCGGCCGGTATCGTACAGTGCGTCATGGAGAACGACCAGGTGGGGGACGATCTGTTCGACCGCGCCCGGCATTTGGGCCAGGAGTCGGCGCTGTACATCGCGGGAGTCATCCGAGAGGAGCCGAGGGCGCCGGGGGGGTACGAGCTTCTGGCCGACGAGATCGAGGTCATCAGCGAGTCGACGGATTTTCCCATCACCCCCAAGTCCCACGGCGTCGATTTTCTCCTCTCCAACCGGCACCTGTGGCTGCGCTCACGGAGGCAGCTCGCGATCATGCGCATCCGCGACGAGGTGATCTGGGCCATACGGTCCTTTTTCAGGGACAACGGCTTTCTCCTCATCGACAGCCCCATCCTTACAGGCAGCATCGGCGAGAGCGCCGGGACGCTCTTTTCCACCGAGTACTTCGACCTGGGCACCGCCTACCTGGCCCAGACCGGCCAGCTCTACCTGGAGGCGGCGATCTACGCCTTCGAGAAGGTCTTCTGCTTCGGCCCCACGTTCCGGGCGGAAAAATCCAAGACGCGGCGCCACCTCGCCGAGTTCTGGATGGTCGAGGGGGAGATGGCCTTCGTGGATTCAAGCGGGAACATGGACCTGCAGGAAGAGCTGGTGAGTTATATCGTGGCCCAGGTGCTTGAAAACCGCTCTGCGGAATTGTCCTCCCTCAAGCGGGATACCGAGCCGCTTATGCGGGTGAAGCCCCCATTTCACCGCGTCTCATACGACGAGGCGGTTGATCGGCTCAAAGAGTCCGGAAGCGCCATCGAATGGGGGAAGGACCTGGGGGCGGAGGACGAGGCGATCCTGACGAAACAGTTCGACAGGCCGGTCTTCGTCTATGACTACCCGAAGGGGGCCAAGGCCTTTTACATGAAGCGCCATCCCGAGCGTGACGATCTCGTCAAGTGCAGCGACCTTCTGGCGCCGGAGGGGTACGGGGAGATCATCGGCGGCTCCCAGCGGGAGGACGACTATGATGAGCTGCTGGCGCGCATCCGCGAGGAGGGGCTCCCCGAGGAGGCCTACGGCTGGTACCTGGACCTGCGGCGATACGGTTCGGTGATTCACTCCGGCTTCGGTCTGGGAATCGAGCGGGCGGTGGCGTGGATCTGTGGCATCGAGCATCTGAGGGAGGCGATACCCTTCCCCCGGATGATGGGGCGCATATACCCGTAG
- a CDS encoding type 1 glutamine amidotransferase, with product MAKIAAILTDWFEDVEYTKPVSAFREAGHTVVTVGLVAKDDVIGKKEWTKVTVDVSFSDVTPDEFDALLIPGGYSPDKLRAHEGPVAFVRAFMEAGKPVFSICHAPQILITAKTLEGRHVTGYKSIVQDIINAGARYEDKEVIVDGNLVTSRQPSDLPAFIWESLKLLDS from the coding sequence ATGGCGAAGATAGCGGCGATACTGACCGACTGGTTCGAGGACGTGGAATACACAAAGCCGGTGAGCGCCTTCAGGGAGGCGGGGCACACGGTGGTGACGGTGGGGCTCGTCGCTAAAGACGACGTCATCGGCAAGAAGGAGTGGACGAAGGTGACCGTCGATGTCTCCTTCAGTGATGTCACCCCCGACGAGTTCGACGCCCTCCTGATCCCGGGGGGCTACTCTCCGGACAAGCTGCGGGCCCACGAAGGGCCTGTGGCCTTCGTGAGGGCGTTCATGGAGGCGGGAAAGCCGGTCTTTTCCATCTGCCACGCCCCCCAGATACTCATCACCGCCAAGACGCTGGAAGGGAGACACGTCACCGGCTATAAATCCATCGTCCAGGACATCATCAACGCCGGGGCGAGATACGAGGATAAAGAGGTCATCGTGGACGGAAACCTGGTCACCAGCAGGCAGCCGTCGGACCTGCCCGCGTTCATTTGGGAATCCCTGAAGCTCCTGGATAGCTGA
- a CDS encoding UvrD-helicase domain-containing protein yields the protein MTDTASKGENRVVIAGAGSGKTTRLIGEIIALATERKIPLERIAAITFTEAAAAEIKERLRSEIMRRAADDPDGGWNDALISLEQAQISTIHALASRILRENPLEAGIDPNFTVTDDTEGRILDDEIWNEWTGRVFAGGGAHDEQVVTLIKYLGVSGMKLFAETLAKRPDKLEQYREHRRESAQEDEERRRLDLLHSLAEEMGAYLQDADDEDKLLNHCRFLSDILKRESLEEIWDAFSQAPIQKKGGSKKKWRDEGTFQRAMDLRSDAVDEIKKIPEFLALMDEDSLVGVGVEVLSDYVAFRAAERNRRGALTYFDLLFQAYLLVRDNMAVRNRYQRLFECILVDEFQDTDPIQTKLILLLAERSPVAKRPEDAVPGPGRLFIVGDPQQSIYGFTDADIGLFYQTMKRIEDSGGVVERLEKNYRSQRHLVRFQNLFFEDFISYREESYSVDYQVMNPDRDDVPGAAPPLVEAVDSDAGTDKITTDEVRRLEAAFIARRIQELVVLKNDGAFIRDKKTGITRPPGYGDIAVLLRSLANTSPVYEEALKTENIPYHILGGRGYYQRQEIYDLAHILATAQDPTDRKALVAVLRSPVFGVDDRTIYELKTDDLLDYLTSNPPEPAKEVFRILRELNRIRGDRFVSGLIEEVYRQTDMLEIHAFGPGGPQRVGNLLKIQRIAREREAQARLTLPDFIKTLSHLAESDKDEGEETVADEGQDAVRIMTIHKAKGLEFPVVVLPNLGREIKYKAEDGVYIIEEGGSIRVGVRAAGVRDMTYDTHIKERAKDRYESEEKRLLYVAATRARDRLILIGSPKKSSGFMKDIIDFCSANESEKDVSIHLTELSDDIKSEVSARLRAPQAGEYLEGSVDTSFLDEVRRREAARKEEMRRARERRLFISVTERKSLHEPDEELFVVPPEEGEAAADLSDRARLVGIVVHDALELALFDGSDDPEGLVGRAAASLDDADPEYPSICAESTRLVGAFIASPLYWEISEGAVLGREIPLISIDGDCLLTGRIDLCYRTNEGIVVLDYKTDRIAPEDAERAASRYREQISAYTDAVVRAGAGDGVRVFGVVHFIRTGQSVRIDPS from the coding sequence ATGACTGACACGGCATCGAAGGGGGAAAACCGGGTCGTCATCGCCGGGGCCGGCTCCGGGAAGACCACCCGGCTCATCGGGGAGATCATCGCCCTTGCCACGGAGCGAAAAATCCCCCTTGAGCGCATCGCCGCTATCACCTTCACCGAGGCGGCGGCGGCGGAGATCAAGGAGCGCCTCAGAAGCGAGATCATGCGGCGAGCGGCGGACGACCCGGACGGGGGCTGGAACGACGCCCTGATCTCCCTGGAACAGGCCCAGATCAGTACCATCCACGCCCTGGCCTCCCGGATACTCCGGGAAAACCCTCTGGAGGCGGGCATCGACCCGAACTTCACCGTCACCGACGACACCGAAGGACGCATCCTGGACGACGAGATCTGGAACGAGTGGACGGGCCGGGTGTTCGCGGGAGGGGGGGCGCACGATGAACAGGTCGTGACGCTCATCAAATACCTGGGGGTCTCGGGGATGAAGCTTTTCGCCGAAACCCTCGCGAAGAGGCCGGACAAGCTGGAGCAATATCGGGAGCACCGGAGGGAATCCGCCCAGGAAGACGAGGAGCGGCGGCGCCTCGATTTGCTTCACTCCCTCGCCGAGGAGATGGGCGCTTATCTCCAAGATGCCGACGACGAGGATAAACTCCTCAATCACTGCCGCTTCCTCTCTGACATCCTGAAGCGCGAGAGCCTCGAAGAGATATGGGACGCGTTTTCTCAAGCCCCCATACAAAAAAAGGGCGGGAGCAAGAAGAAATGGCGGGACGAGGGGACGTTCCAGCGGGCGATGGATCTGAGAAGCGACGCCGTCGACGAAATAAAAAAAATCCCCGAATTCCTCGCCCTCATGGACGAGGACTCTCTCGTCGGCGTCGGGGTGGAGGTCCTGTCCGACTACGTCGCCTTTCGCGCCGCCGAGCGAAACCGCCGTGGGGCGCTTACCTACTTCGACCTCCTCTTCCAGGCATACCTCCTGGTTCGGGACAACATGGCCGTCAGGAACCGGTACCAGAGGCTCTTCGAGTGCATCCTCGTCGACGAATTCCAGGATACCGACCCGATCCAGACGAAGCTCATCCTCCTTCTGGCGGAGCGGTCACCTGTGGCGAAGCGGCCCGAGGACGCAGTCCCGGGTCCGGGGAGGCTCTTCATCGTCGGCGATCCCCAGCAGTCCATCTACGGCTTCACCGATGCGGACATCGGCCTCTTCTATCAGACGATGAAAAGAATCGAGGACTCCGGAGGGGTAGTGGAGCGGCTGGAGAAGAACTACCGAAGCCAGCGGCACCTCGTCCGGTTTCAGAACCTCTTTTTTGAAGACTTCATCAGCTACCGGGAGGAGTCCTATTCCGTGGACTACCAGGTGATGAATCCCGATCGCGACGACGTCCCGGGGGCGGCGCCCCCCCTGGTGGAGGCGGTCGACTCCGACGCGGGAACGGATAAGATCACCACCGACGAGGTGCGCCGCCTCGAGGCGGCCTTCATCGCCCGGCGCATCCAGGAGCTCGTCGTCCTGAAGAACGACGGCGCCTTCATCCGGGATAAAAAGACCGGCATTACCCGTCCCCCCGGATATGGAGACATCGCCGTGCTGCTCCGGTCCCTCGCAAATACCTCCCCGGTCTACGAGGAGGCCCTCAAGACGGAAAACATCCCCTATCATATCCTGGGCGGCCGGGGATACTACCAGCGCCAGGAGATATACGATCTGGCCCATATCCTGGCGACGGCCCAGGATCCCACGGACCGAAAGGCCCTGGTGGCGGTTCTGCGGTCCCCGGTGTTCGGCGTGGACGATCGCACGATCTACGAGCTCAAGACCGACGACCTGCTCGACTACCTCACAAGTAACCCGCCGGAGCCCGCGAAAGAGGTCTTCCGAATCCTTCGGGAGCTGAACAGGATCCGGGGCGACCGGTTCGTGTCCGGACTGATCGAGGAGGTCTACCGACAGACCGATATGCTGGAGATACACGCCTTCGGCCCCGGCGGCCCCCAGCGGGTGGGAAACCTCCTGAAGATCCAGAGAATCGCCCGGGAGCGGGAGGCCCAGGCGAGGCTCACCCTTCCCGATTTCATCAAGACCCTCTCTCACCTCGCCGAGTCGGACAAAGACGAGGGGGAGGAGACGGTGGCCGACGAGGGGCAGGACGCCGTCAGGATCATGACCATCCATAAGGCCAAGGGGCTGGAGTTTCCCGTCGTCGTGCTGCCGAATCTGGGCCGGGAAATCAAATATAAGGCGGAAGACGGCGTGTATATCATCGAGGAGGGCGGCTCCATCCGGGTCGGCGTACGGGCGGCGGGCGTCCGGGATATGACGTATGACACGCACATCAAGGAGCGCGCGAAAGATCGATACGAGAGCGAGGAGAAAAGGCTCCTCTACGTTGCGGCAACCCGGGCGAGGGATCGGCTCATCCTGATCGGCTCGCCCAAAAAAAGCAGCGGCTTCATGAAGGACATCATCGATTTTTGTTCCGCGAACGAATCGGAAAAAGACGTCTCGATTCACTTGACGGAACTTTCGGATGATATAAAAAGCGAGGTCTCGGCCCGGCTCCGCGCCCCCCAGGCCGGAGAGTACCTGGAGGGGAGCGTGGACACATCGTTTCTTGACGAGGTGAGGCGGCGGGAGGCGGCCCGGAAAGAGGAGATGCGTCGCGCGAGGGAGCGAAGGCTCTTCATCTCCGTGACGGAGAGAAAATCCCTCCATGAGCCGGACGAGGAGCTGTTCGTTGTTCCCCCGGAGGAGGGGGAGGCGGCGGCCGATTTGTCGGATCGCGCCCGTCTGGTGGGTATCGTGGTGCACGACGCCCTGGAGCTCGCCCTGTTCGACGGTTCCGACGACCCGGAAGGTCTGGTCGGGCGGGCGGCCGCCTCCCTGGACGACGCCGACCCCGAGTATCCCTCCATATGCGCAGAGTCGACCCGATTGGTGGGGGCGTTCATCGCCTCGCCCCTTTACTGGGAGATCTCCGAAGGCGCCGTCCTGGGACGGGAGATACCCCTGATATCCATCGACGGCGATTGTCTGCTGACCGGGCGCATCGACCTGTGCTATCGGACAAATGAGGGTATTGTCGTCCTCGATTACAAGACCGACCGCATTGCGCCGGAAGACGCGGAACGCGCCGCCAGTCGCTACCGGGAACAGATATCGGCCTATACCGACGCCGTGGTTCGGGCGGGCGCGGGCGACGGAGTCCGGGTCTTCGGCGTCGTCCACTTCATCCGAACGGGACAGAGCGTGAGAATCGACCCGTCTTGA